From the genome of Anopheles funestus chromosome 2RL, idAnoFuneDA-416_04, whole genome shotgun sequence:
TGAGGTTTTAAAATTGTAGAATTCGCATATTAGCGTTGGGCtggtttgttttcccttccgtCTGGTACAGGCACGAGGgttgaaaaaatattccttACCCAAGAGATCGCCTTCCTGCGCCTACGGATTGGAttggttttctcttttttttatttgttgataaTTTATTATGCCCCcctatatgtgtgtgtgtagcgtGTAGAAAAGCACCCGTTTGTATGTTTAGTTCGTAACGAATTATGGCTTTTACTGAGCGTTTTTCCATTTGTAAgcattattgcaacaaaacgatgtttttttGACTGTGGAAGATTAAAACGTTGGGTTTAGCgaaaacaaacacgaaaacaaaaaacgtttGCAAATCACAATTCTAGAGTAGTAAAGCACAATCTGCTGAATGCTGAATGTAGTAGTGACCGATTTTCCTGTTATTTTTTATAGAGCACCCCCTTATCCTTATGGACGATATTAAATCGATAGATTTTACCAATTGAAACTAATTCTAAAcgaggttttttaaaaaaaagcagaaatcCGTTTTTAAAGTACACACTAATATTCAAGTAATTAGAGGGCTTgatagaacaaacaaaaaaggtgcaCAATTTTGTAGTGGTTTTAAAAttaccgaaaaacaaaacataatcaaaaTACAGATAgcttctaaaaataaaaaataaaaacaacgcaAGGTAGAATCTCAAAGAACCAAACACACGAATACACAGAGTTCCGTAGCGATCCGTTTTTAAGCCAACTTTTTTAAACCAGTGATTCATGTGCTCGCGAATGCAAACGTAACGTAATGTGGCAAAATAGCATAGAAATGGAAGTGAAATGCGAAGCTCTCGAAACGAATTcaacgagcaaaacaaaaaaaacttatggtGCAACTAGCTATCGttttatcaacaaaataaaacaaaacccagtCAACACCATGTGCTAATTGATATTAAGCGATTTTATCtagtttttaatcaatttccaATTCGATatgtgaaacaaatgaaaggTATGAATAAAAGCAATCAATACCAACGGGATGGTTTATCAGTTTAGTGCAATATGGAGTATATCGGATGGTTCGTCACTTGCACATCGTTTAAGTCTCCgaacaacaagaacaaaaacttCCACGATATTAATCCAATTAACACCTACAGGCTGGCGAAAGGTTTTCCGTATTTCGGACCGCTTCGAAGAAACTTTTTCTGCCGTCAAAACGTAACAAAATAAGTTAAACATCACATGACCACGTAAACGTTGAAAGCAGCAACAGAGGTTACAATAATGTAtcatacatttatttatatgtttcatcatttgcatgtttccttccttcgtttttttgtttgtttgtttgtttgccagaTCCTTTTGTTTTCAGTTCTCGTTCACTATCGTTTTGCTTGAGGGAGCTAGCGGATATTATAATTAGTGTTAgtggattgtgtgtgtttttgttttccttttacttTCCATTGCCACCGTACGAACTACACAACAATACACGTTGCAcatgaaacgaacaaaaaaaatataagcaaTCGCATATAAGTCTGTTTTGCTCTATTTCTCTCACATTCCTACATTTCCGCTCTAGTTtacatcttttttgtttcatccgtTAACATGTTTCTCGACGTAATTTATTCCAATAATATATAGCTAACATTATGTTACGTGTTTTGCTTGGTATTaagtagttgttttttttcctctctctttaCCATTTTCACCCCCCGGTGCTGCTATTACTTTGCCCCTAGCTTATAATACAAACCACAGGGTATGAGGGTACAAATACCTCAAATGAAATACCCACAGGATAATTATATGCAAACCCGGATCGCTCTTTCTTATTGCTCTTTCTATATAACCAATGGTGAGTGTGTGGTTCGTTGCAATTGCAAACGGTGGCCCATTATGTTCCAtctgtgttttcatttttttaagtacCCTCTTTCCATTTTACGTAACTCATCAGATGAGGTAATATGtacggaaaaacaaagaaaaaaaaaataataaagcaaaattaaactaaaagaaaagTATACGAAAATCGTCACAATCggaaagaataaacaaaaagaaacaattgctAGCGCTTatgattatatttttcaaaatgtcTTACACACAAGAGTAGTTTTTAAGCAGGATAAACagagtgaagttttttttcctttttttttacagcccTATGCGCATTTCGTCCCTGCTTGCACTCTTGCCATTAATTCTCATACTtttcggggttttgttttgttttgtttttttggacgGAAAACAACACCAGATCGGTGGCGTGGCCACACCTTATTTTCGCCTTGAACTACATATTCCGGTTCTTCCCCGCCGGAACATTCTCTTTCCGGTATATTAATTAACTTTTAACCTCtcttttccgtttcttttttttgtttgcttttaactGCTCCTCACTAAGGATGGCATCTACACGAATGGAACTTTCGCATTCGCCAGCATTCAGGCGCACTAGGAACGGGCATTACTTGTTGGTTTGTGTGGAAGATCGTTTCGTAGGGATCACTATACACAAAACGCACTACACACGAACACAGTTTGCGGTGTCCGTTGTGCGGCCACCAAAAGATATTACGTCTCCTATCAACACTAACAACAAGGACACAAACTGTTGCTTTACCAACACGAGCAACAAACAATCGTTCAAGCCTAGTGTATGTGCGGTTCCATCACGATGCTTGAACCTGCATTTGCGTTATTTATATACTCTATATTCCTGATTCACTTGCCCACCTGTTGTTAGCTGCTATTAATGTGTGTGTTGGATGTGTGATtgaataattattatattGTATGTTTCCCTAAAAAGTGTCCTTCGCCTATGTCCTAGGTTAActctgtctgttttttttgtttatttcttttacacaTTTGCCTgcacttttttcctttctgctaAAGCTTATGTTGAATAAGTTCCttcttatgtttttgttttttccatcTTGTTAGTGTAACAGACTTGATTATTTACAGGGTTTAACGGGGAGTTTCATATCAACGCATCACCTGCAGAAACTCAATATACATCTTTACGAACAAATGCTTTACAAGCGGATTGTTTTTTATCGGCTATTCCACCATAAGCAGGTTTACAAGAAAAATACATTGAGGTTACACAAATGTTTGCGTTGATATCGAATTCCGACCAGTAAAACCCCTTGCGGTTTTCCATACAAGCTATAATGAGAGGCGATTTAATGTCTTTTACACACCTTCATCCACACTATTCTCACGCCGTGCCGCGCTGGAACAGGCATCAATGTAAGTAGGATGTTTAGTAGGAAAGTATCATAAACAAAACCTTATTTTACTACAATTATCATTActtgttttttatattcttcccttttttcccatttctatTATGCACAGCAAGTGTTGGTATGTACAAACGCGTAACGGCACACGTCAATTTCGtctgaacaaaacaaaaaaatacgttcATCAGACACGCATACTCGGCGAACAAACGTCTCTCGTACGTCTCTTAATAAGCGACCACATTCACATGCCAGAGCTGCAACAGTCCAGCAGTCCTATCTTTCTTTCACTAGCTATGTTTGCAGCTGTCCGTTCCATCCAGAAAGCTTTTTAGTAAGTTAAGTGGATTACAAAATGATAGACGGGATAGAATCAAATTACACATTGTTGGCCTTTTCCTGCcgcagtttaaaaaaaaacacacacacacatttttcaCGCCACACTTGTTTATGTGTTCGCAAACTGGTCAACTGCCCAATAATGCACATAAACACCCTTGAGCAAACCGTATCGTGTTTTTGCTGTTCATTTGTTCTAAATTGCTTTCTAAATGGTTTAATTTCATACCAGGAAGTAGGTGAATAGTAGAGTGGCCTTTACGGAGCTTAGCTTAAGGTTACATCTTTACACGCGCGGAAAACACATATTCATGCATTGCCTTATCCTTTTTAGCatattaaaaagaagaaacaaaaaaaaatagtattgcGTCGAACCTAAAACGTAAAATTGATGGATGGAAGTAGATAATGAGAGATAAAACCTTTCGTATAAAGCTATTACAAATCTATACAATTCAAAAATCCTAGCACGAAGCACTTGCATCGGACTGCAAACGCTTCGCATCAAATAACACAATAACATAAATTAAGCTCTTGAATATATGAAAGACGCGCACACTCTCGTATCCCATCCCCCCCGTCCTCGGAAAtggggatttgtttttttctttgtttggcaACGCGCCTACTGCAAAATGGAGAGAGAATACTTTACTGATTTTCTGTTGTTCAAACGCTTGCAGGCAGCAACTGTAGCGTAGCTGCCGATCGGGTGTGCTGCAGTGCCGGTTCTGATGTATCGGGCCGGTTTTCATTTAGGTCTCATTCGGTAGGTTCTTCCGGAAAGCCAGACACTTCGGTTTGTTCCTGCACTGGATTACCGTCCGATTGGTACGATATTCGTAGGCGCATCCTTAGCGTTGCCTGTCGCCGGGGACAAACATAAATacattgaatttatttccacAATTTTCTACTTCAAAAAACGTTACATTACCTTAGCCGTGCTAGTGACACGCATTTCCTGCGTTATCGTCCCACCGGGCGGTAACGTGGAACCGGAAGGAGAAAGCATCTGCAAGGAGAAACTTCTCGGAACGGCCgcctttaaaaaagaaacatattaaaaGGTGTAATAAAGCATAATTTTCATACAAACAGAATAGAATAGAATGCTAGTTGCGCCATACCTGGAATAGATACTGTTCGAGGGTGGTGAGTGAATTGTTGGTTGCCGTCATGAGAATCTGCAATGCACCGCCGGTATGCTTCGCGGACAGTTGCACCAGGATGCCATTTTTATCCAGTGCCGTTAGTAGCTTCGCATGTTCCTAGATAATAgcattaaaatgaataatCACTCTTAAGCGGTCAACTTTTTAACGTTGCAATAGACTACATACATCATTATTGTTAATGGCTGCCGCCGAAAAGTCGCTGAACAAGCTGTTGCTACCGTTCGTGGTGTTGCTCACGATTGCCGTAGGCGATGTGGGACTGGTAAGGCTTCCCAGCCCTGCCAACGGTGATCCCATACCCGACAGTACCGGGGACATTGTCGTTGGCATTGTCGGTGAGAGATTGGAATTTAGCAAATTATCGAGGCCACCGAAGGAGGAAGAGTTGGCCAACAGGTTTGGTCCGCTGGTACCGTTCTTAATGCTATTGTCGTTGAGACTGTTCAGATCGAGCCCGATACCACCAATGCCGAGCGGTGTGTTTGCACCGAGCGATGAATTTACGGCGGCCGGTGGTGTACTCGCCGGCATATCTAAGCTGCCGAGCAGATCGAGCAGATCCTGATTGTTGCCGGTCCCGGTCGGTAGACTGCCACCGACCGCTGGTTTACCGTTGGTGGTGGTCGTTGTACTGCCGGAAATCAGTACATCAGCAGCCGGAGGTAATCCAAGCCCATCGATCGGATCGTCACCTCCGCCGAGCAGATCGAGCAGTGCGCGCtattaaaagcaacaaaatgatCATTAGAAAGTGATGCTTTATGGCAGCGGAACTATCATTCACTTACCGAGTCGGATCCAATCTTTCCAACCATACCGCTCGTTGTGTTGATCATTAACGCGGAATCCCCATCATCACCACCTTCGATCAGATCGATACTCGGTTGCGGATCGTCAAATGCATTTCCACCTTCCACGTCCGTACCGTTTGGAAGTGTTTTCTGTATTTTGGGCATTTTTTCCAGCAGCGCCGGTCGCAGATGGCTGTAATCGCGGAACAGCTGAGCAAATTCTACACCGCGCTGTTGCAGATCGATGTTCAGATGGGAACCGAACGCTTCAATCATTTGCTTCACACGCGTTTCCCTACAAGCAAGttgtggaatggaatggattaGATCAAACAGTTCAATGGTAATTTGCGCTAACCGTGTACTTACTCTTCCTTCGAACGGATGCGTGTGCTTAGCTTGGCCAGTGATACCAGCGCGTACTGTTTCGTCGTCGTTGAAACCGAGGTAGACCAGAGCAGCCGCTGATACACATCGACGAGCTGATGTTCTGCAGGGAGTTCAACATCTTTGCGTGTTTAAATGCGGTGTTTACGGACAGCGGGTTGGTGCGAAGGGATGGTGATGAGATAGCAAGCAGTACCATACCatatgatgtgtgtttttgggtgggtGGTAAACAGAGAATGGGGaagagaaaacacaaaacaaatactaCAGGATTTTGGCACTCTACGAGGAGAATTTTTCCCCTTTCGTTTTCAGGTCATATGTAAAGCTTGTACACAATCACAATACTATCGATCTGTCTAGTACTATCCTTATAATATACGCATCACAAAGGCAATATCAGCGAGATACTGGGAATAGCTACGAATATATCTAAGCAACGCTTCGTTTCTGAACTGATACAGAGCCAACGCGCAAGGACGGGTTCCGCCACCAAGCTGTGTTGCCGATGCATTGATGATCAAATGATCGCTTTCTTTCTATTCTtaatccacaaaaaaacataccttCGATCCGTTCGGAACTGAGCACCAAATCACCGTACTCGCCAATCGTCCATACCGCCACCTGCAGCAGTGGCTGTTTCTCCTCCGAATTGGCCACATTGTGTACCGAGCTCCAGAGCCGCAATCCGATGTACGCTTGCTCCTCCGGTGGACTATTAAGAATGAGATGAATCGTCGAAGATACCACATCATCTCGCACGTAGTTGCCAGCCTACGGAAGCAGTGAAAGGAGTTTGTTTGAAGTGAACTGTAAAACCCCCCCAAAATTGCCTAGTTCTTTCTCTTACCGCTATCAGTACGCTCAGTAGCGTATCTAACCGCCAGCGAATGGAAGTGGCGTATCGTTCCGCTACGTGCACCATACGGCTGCTGCACTGTGCCTTAAACTCTGGGTCAGCTTTCTCGAGAAATACGAGCAACTCCTTAGACATTGCCCGTATGTTCTGGGAGTTGATTAGCGCAAACGATAGTTCCATCGCGCGCCTCCGAATCGAAACGTCCGGATCCTTCAAACATTCTAGTATCGTGCTACGGTGACGCTGCACAGCCGAAATGTCCGCATGTACCGTCCGGAGCAGTGTGTTAAGCGCCACGTATCGTATGTTTTTGTCACTGTTCAGCAAGAACCGGCCAAGAATGTTGACGGCCAGCACACGAAGGCCACCTTCGGATCTGTTTTacgattaaaaaaagaaacggaaaatcgtttaataaaataaagggagagagagagtaaataacaaaattaatccTTACTTAATATCCATAATGGAAAGCACCGTCTCGTAAAGGATGGTGTTGCCAACGTTTTTGCTCGTTTCCGTATTGGTTGCCACCTGTGCCAGTATGTCATTCATTGCCTCCGATGCATCCGGATCGTTGTGTCCAAGAATTCTTAGCAGACGAAGGATTTTTACCTAAAAGCGAAAAAGggggagaattttttttcaattaacatCGAAAAgccatcgaaaaaaaagttaaagctTACCTGAAGGAATGGATCACTAACGCCGCTCACGTCGTGCTCCGGCGAATATCCGGCCAGGATCAGATTTTTCAGGATTCGTACCAGATTCGGCACAATCTGCAGCCATCGCCATAAACGGGAAGAGAAACAATACAGGTACAACatgaaaaaaagcgaagataCGTTAGTGTCAGTGGCACATGAGAAGGGGCACACTTTTGCAGCGGACATTGGAGTTCACTCCAAAATGAGAAGAGACCAACACGTAAAGGAGCATTGCGCTTTTAAggctgttttgtgtgtttccttttttcccttttgcaatGACAAAAGATGCATCGACTTTTGTGTTTTCGAGATTGGTGTATGATTCTTGTTATTGCTACATAAGGGCCTGGATGTGTGGGGCCTGACGGTGATGATACACACGCAAGAACGAAGCACTATATCAGCCGTCGGTCGTTTCGTTCTGGGACTagtggaattttttgtttttttttgttgcaactaTTATCCTTCTTCCCTTTGTTTTAGAGTGAAGGTATCAAAGATGCAAGGTAAGGACATAACAGGACATGTACATAGGACGAGAGTCGCGAACGAGCAAACGAAAGAcgtggtgtatgtgtgggaaTGGAACTTCGTTCGAGTGTTCGTGGCACTTGGAATGAATGGAGAAATGTGAAGACATTTCAGATGCTCTGTAGGTAATGAATTTTTATAGCGCACATATCCACGGCACGGATTCGTTCCGTTTCGTGACGGTTCTTTAGTGCGAGTTGGGGGGGGGTTGCACCAAGGTGCGGCGATATATAAATTCACATACTTCAATTTGCAGTTTCAACTTCGGAAAAAGCAATTCATTCTTATTGAGATGAAAGAACCTTTGAAATCGATTTTATTCACAATCACATCTCATatcaaaaaaatgcaattgattttataataaaaaataatttacacacATCATAAAGACGGATCACTTGTACAGTATAAAATAAGGAAGAATAAAACGCCCCCCCTAATTGGTGAGGgcgaaaacgaaacattaaaGCTACACCTAATAGAAATGTCAATAAACCGATGCTAATAGATTAGCTAGCAAATGTCGGATTCAAGCCAAAAATTAGcttgcaataaaaaagaaagaaaatacagCCATAAAAGCAGAACAGTGATGCAAGCTAGCATAATGGACCAAAAAAGCATTAGCTTTCGACAGGAAGAAGGTACGAACATGAATAAATCATACACGAAGCAGATGCACCTAGAAAAAAACCGTTCGGAATAAAGTTCAACAGCAGGGCAAGCAGCAGGAACAGCGAAAGGACGAATCAGACAGACGAAACGCGATCGCaacgaaatttaaaatcaagtcacaaaataacacaaaattcaactcgaagaaagaaaaaaacatcgttgACCATTCACAGGATGAAAAACCGTTTTCCGAGCacaaagaggaaaacaaaaaaaaacccagggtgcaaatgaaaaatgtttgccaAGCGTGGAAACTTGTCTGAGAAGCATCGGCAACATTGGTCTGGAGATAGAACACAGACAGGCAGACCGACCGGCAGGCCGTCAGGGGGGCCGAATAAATCCAATGAACACGAGTTTGGGGAAAGGGAACGGTGGTGGGTTGATGGTTAGGAGAAGCAGACGGAGACCCGTTTAAGCATAACTCTTGCTGCACGTATGCATTGTGGAaatgatgaatattttaagCGCATCAGCAACCTTTACGAGCGGCACAACATCGAAACGATACATGGATGAATGGCCATGCCTTATGCCTTGAGAAGGTGCTAGAGCATTGGCATGCAATTGTGTGGATCGGTGAACGGGTCATGCACCAGTAATGGGGTTGGATAGGGAGCAAAGTGTGTATAAAGGGCCACTAGCATTGGTTTTGATTGATTGGCGCAAGCTATATCAGTTATGAGCGGCCATTGAGCGTGTACGGCATCGGCTCATCAATTATCAGTGGATTTTGCTAATCTGTCTTTGCAAGAGCAATGCTATTTGTACCGACCAAAACGATCTCATACGAAAAGGGAAAGACATGGagaattaaattgttttatttttgtagctttcttttatccttttatttattttttttaaacaaatttttttaGAAGGAAAGTGTTTCatcaattagaaaaaaagaatccacaaacgatttgcaaaacttttggTCACCAACACAACtaacaaatggaaataaaaaaaatcgtacgaaACAAACGTCTTGGCAGCCATAAACAAGGATAACAAACAAGAAGTAGTACAAGGCCACTCCGACACCCACCAACGAACGGTACACCGTTCGCGTGCTTCGCGTCAAAAAGGACGTCGAGTGGAAGTAATAGCGAAGAAgtgtgaaaaagttttgtaacTTTCTGgcttaaaacgaaaaacaaaaaaaaacagatgaagcaaatgcaaacatagaaataaaacacgaTTTTACATTAAAACGTTGTTTTTACTGTGAAATTAAAGAGGCATTTACGAACGTGAAAAGCAGTACAGTGGTTTTAACGCACGGTAAATAACATCAAAAgtacataaaaaagcatataCAAGCCTGGTGATTGCGTAGCAATATGAACAGCtcagaatagaaaaaaaaacagaagttcTAATTTAAACATAATACGTTACAAAATGCGCACACAAAACATTGCTCATGGTAGGAACAAATTAGGCCATAGAAAATCTTTCACCCATTTTCGGATGGTATTGCAACGATACAGCACGAAAAGCGTAGGAAAGGACAGCAACAATCCGTTTGCTGCCCAAGAAGGATAAAATGAAGATGGGAGATGCAGTTTCAGCTTTCTGCCGGGGTTTTATGTACCGGGTTTTAAAGGAGTACACTGTcaatgattcttttttaattgcgGGATAGTTTATAGCAGGGAAGTACTGTATCCCGGGACATAAACATGAAGATACACTAACAGATGGT
Proteins encoded in this window:
- the LOC125762880 gene encoding AP-1 complex subunit gamma-1 isoform X1; amino-acid sequence: MNASDHGFNPAFNMATIRQAINETIERVRIPTPTRLRDLIRQIRAARTAAEERAVVNRECAYIRSTFREEDSVWRCRNIAKLLYIHMLGYPAHFGQLECLKLTASPRFTDKRIGYLGAMLLLDERQDVHLLITNCLKNDLNSPTQFVVGLALCTLGAIASPEMARDLAGEVEKLMRSPNAYIRKKAALCAFRIIKRVPELMEIFLPATRSLLNEKNHGILIAGVTLITEMCEKSSDTLNHFKKDSGNQEIVPNLVRILKNLILAGYSPEHDVSGVSDPFLQVKILRLLRILGHNDPDASEAMNDILAQVATNTETSKNVGNTILYETVLSIMDIKSEGGLRVLAVNILGRFLLNSDKNIRYVALNTLLRTVHADISAVQRHRSTILECLKDPDVSIRRRAMELSFALINSQNIRAMSKELLVFLEKADPEFKAQCSSRMVHVAERYATSIRWRLDTLLSVLIAAGNYVRDDVVSSTIHLILNSPPEEQAYIGLRLWSSVHNVANSEEKQPLLQVAVWTIGEYGDLVLSSERIEDVELPAEHQLVDVYQRLLWSTSVSTTTKQYALVSLAKLSTRIRSKEEETRVKQMIEAFGSHLNIDLQQRGVEFAQLFRDYSHLRPALLEKMPKIQKTLPNGTDVEGGNAFDDPQPSIDLIEGGDDGDSALMINTTSGMVGKIGSDSRALLDLLGGGDDPIDGLGLPPAADVLISGSTTTTTNGKPAVGGSLPTGTGNNQDLLDLLGSLDMPASTPPAAVNSSLGANTPLGIGGIGLDLNSLNDNSIKNGTSGPNLLANSSSFGGLDNLLNSNLSPTMPTTMSPVLSGMGSPLAGLGSLTSPTSPTAIVSNTTNGSNSLFSDFSAAAINNNDEHAKLLTALDKNGILVQLSAKHTGGALQILMTATNNSLTTLEQYLFQAAVPRSFSLQMLSPSGSTLPPGGTITQEMRVTSTAKATLRMRLRISYQSDGNPVQEQTEVSGFPEEPTE
- the LOC125762880 gene encoding AP-1 complex subunit gamma-1 isoform X2; this translates as MNASDHGFNPAFNMATIRQAINETIERVRIPTPTRLRDLIRQIRAARTAAEERAVVNRECAYIRSTFREEDSVWRCRNIAKLLYIHMLGYPAHFGQLECLKLTASPRFTDKRIGYLGAMLLLDERQDVHLLITNCLKNDLNSPTQFVVGLALCTLGAIASPEMARDLAGEVEKLMRSPNAYIRKKAALCAFRIIKRVPELMEIFLPATRSLLNEKNHGILIAGVTLITEMCEKSSDTLNHFKKIVPNLVRILKNLILAGYSPEHDVSGVSDPFLQVKILRLLRILGHNDPDASEAMNDILAQVATNTETSKNVGNTILYETVLSIMDIKSEGGLRVLAVNILGRFLLNSDKNIRYVALNTLLRTVHADISAVQRHRSTILECLKDPDVSIRRRAMELSFALINSQNIRAMSKELLVFLEKADPEFKAQCSSRMVHVAERYATSIRWRLDTLLSVLIAAGNYVRDDVVSSTIHLILNSPPEEQAYIGLRLWSSVHNVANSEEKQPLLQVAVWTIGEYGDLVLSSERIEDVELPAEHQLVDVYQRLLWSTSVSTTTKQYALVSLAKLSTRIRSKEEETRVKQMIEAFGSHLNIDLQQRGVEFAQLFRDYSHLRPALLEKMPKIQKTLPNGTDVEGGNAFDDPQPSIDLIEGGDDGDSALMINTTSGMVGKIGSDSRALLDLLGGGDDPIDGLGLPPAADVLISGSTTTTTNGKPAVGGSLPTGTGNNQDLLDLLGSLDMPASTPPAAVNSSLGANTPLGIGGIGLDLNSLNDNSIKNGTSGPNLLANSSSFGGLDNLLNSNLSPTMPTTMSPVLSGMGSPLAGLGSLTSPTSPTAIVSNTTNGSNSLFSDFSAAAINNNDEHAKLLTALDKNGILVQLSAKHTGGALQILMTATNNSLTTLEQYLFQAAVPRSFSLQMLSPSGSTLPPGGTITQEMRVTSTAKATLRMRLRISYQSDGNPVQEQTEVSGFPEEPTE
- the LOC125762880 gene encoding AP-1 complex subunit gamma-1 isoform X4, which translates into the protein MNASDHGFNPAFNMATIRQAINETIERVRIPTPTRLRDLIRQIRAARTAAEERAVVNRECAYIRSTFREEDSVWRCRNIAKLLYIHMLGYPAHFGQLECLKLTASPRFTDKRIGYLGAMLLLDERQDVHLLITNCLKNDLNSPTQFVVGLALCTLGAIASPEMARDLAGEVEKLMRSPNAYIRKKAALCAFRIIKRVPELMEIFLPATRSLLNEKNHGILIAGVTLITEMCEKSSDTLNHFKKIVPNLVRILKNLILAGYSPEHDVSGVSDPFLQVKILRLLRILGHNDPDASEAMNDILAQVATNTETSKNVGNTILYETVLSIMDIKSEGGLRVLAVNILGRFLLNSDKNIRYVALNTLLRTVHADISAVQRHRSTILECLKDPDVSIRRRAMELSFALINSQNIRAMSKELLVFLEKADPEFKAQCSSRMVHVAERYATSIRWRLDTLLSVLIAAGNYVRDDVVSSTIHLILNSPPEEQAYIGLRLWSSVHNVANSEEKQPLLQVAVWTIGEYGDLVLSSERIEEHQLVDVYQRLLWSTSVSTTTKQYALVSLAKLSTRIRSKEEETRVKQMIEAFGSHLNIDLQQRGVEFAQLFRDYSHLRPALLEKMPKIQKTLPNGTDVEGGNAFDDPQPSIDLIEGGDDGDSALMINTTSGMVGKIGSDSRALLDLLGGGDDPIDGLGLPPAADVLISGSTTTTTNGKPAVGGSLPTGTGNNQDLLDLLGSLDMPASTPPAAVNSSLGANTPLGIGGIGLDLNSLNDNSIKNGTSGPNLLANSSSFGGLDNLLNSNLSPTMPTTMSPVLSGMGSPLAGLGSLTSPTSPTAIVSNTTNGSNSLFSDFSAAAINNNDEHAKLLTALDKNGILVQLSAKHTGGALQILMTATNNSLTTLEQYLFQAAVPRSFSLQMLSPSGSTLPPGGTITQEMRVTSTAKATLRMRLRISYQSDGNPVQEQTEVSGFPEEPTE
- the LOC125762880 gene encoding AP-1 complex subunit gamma-1 isoform X3 — encoded protein: MNASDHGFNPAFNMATIRQAINETIERVRIPTPTRLRDLIRQIRAARTAAEERAVVNRECAYIRSTFREEDSVWRCRNIAKLLYIHMLGYPAHFGQLECLKLTASPRFTDKRIGYLGAMLLLDERQDVHLLITNCLKNDLNSPTQFVVGLALCTLGAIASPEMARDLAGEVEKLMRSPNAYIRKKAALCAFRIIKRVPELMEIFLPATRSLLNEKNHGILIAGVTLITEMCEKSSDTLNHFKKDSGNQEIVPNLVRILKNLILAGYSPEHDVSGVSDPFLQVKILRLLRILGHNDPDASEAMNDILAQVATNTETSKNVGNTILYETVLSIMDIKSEGGLRVLAVNILGRFLLNSDKNIRYVALNTLLRTVHADISAVQRHRSTILECLKDPDVSIRRRAMELSFALINSQNIRAMSKELLVFLEKADPEFKAQCSSRMVHVAERYATSIRWRLDTLLSVLIAAGNYVRDDVVSSTIHLILNSPPEEQAYIGLRLWSSVHNVANSEEKQPLLQVAVWTIGEYGDLVLSSERIEEHQLVDVYQRLLWSTSVSTTTKQYALVSLAKLSTRIRSKEEETRVKQMIEAFGSHLNIDLQQRGVEFAQLFRDYSHLRPALLEKMPKIQKTLPNGTDVEGGNAFDDPQPSIDLIEGGDDGDSALMINTTSGMVGKIGSDSRALLDLLGGGDDPIDGLGLPPAADVLISGSTTTTTNGKPAVGGSLPTGTGNNQDLLDLLGSLDMPASTPPAAVNSSLGANTPLGIGGIGLDLNSLNDNSIKNGTSGPNLLANSSSFGGLDNLLNSNLSPTMPTTMSPVLSGMGSPLAGLGSLTSPTSPTAIVSNTTNGSNSLFSDFSAAAINNNDEHAKLLTALDKNGILVQLSAKHTGGALQILMTATNNSLTTLEQYLFQAAVPRSFSLQMLSPSGSTLPPGGTITQEMRVTSTAKATLRMRLRISYQSDGNPVQEQTEVSGFPEEPTE